The following proteins are encoded in a genomic region of Thunnus maccoyii chromosome 8, fThuMac1.1, whole genome shotgun sequence:
- the LOC121901795 gene encoding catenin delta-1-like isoform X5 yields MVDPAHGALDESYTPEDDSQEVHSVFSEEGTTRRSDNGMKKPISRTVLPSDSMSIDGGLSVSGMGGYSATLDRPYRQVGGGDYPTATVPRNYHYGPVMGYNDYQTPPSEAYTSLSRGSHMDDRYRPVDGYRTLDSGYRAPSRQQLDPYAAQPQVGRGMRAMGSAMEMRYGHGHYGLEDDQRSVGYDDYGMGPPPMHPGGYGTMPRLGPGPGGTMDRRRLRSCEDTLDGDMGGGDPYTWGVPMTMERGSMASLDSTLRKGPPTSWRQPELPEVIAMLNYRLDPVKTNAAAFLQHLTFKNDKVKSEVRRLKGIPALVSLLDHPSKDVHHSACGALKNISYGRDQDNKIAIKNCDGVPALVRLLRKTHDQDLTDTITGTLWNLSSHDSVKMEIVDHALHALADEVIVPHSGWERGSNGGEESCKPRHLEWETALTNTAGCLRNVSSERSEARRKLRECTGLVDSLMYVVQSQINRKDVDNKLVENCVCLLRNLSYQVHREVPSCERYAEAAPLNQGPAPGANKGGCFGSRKGKDEWFSKGKKDGDDGSGDQVDIPKRTTPAKGYELLFQPEVVRVYTSLLRESKNPSVLEAAAGAIQNLCAGRWTYGRYIRATVRLEKGLPMMAELLAHGNDRVVRAMSGALRNLAIDNRNCELLGLHAVPHLVANLPGGQSQSGRTLSEETVVSVLSTLAEVLGNSLEAAKTLRASQGIERLVLINKDGKRSDREVRGAGQVLQLVWAHKELRRPLEKDGWKKTDFMVNLNPTTSTTNGPSTRANGTYEDSTMPLLDRGEKRDMIPLNDLGPEAYSTLDQRERRHTLDETTDTLPRGVYGGRKGSLPLLDSYDG; encoded by the exons ATGGTTGACCCTGCACACGGCGCTCTAGATGAGAGCTACACACCGGAGGACGACTCCCAGGAAGTACACTCAGTCTTCTCTGAAGAAGGAACCACACGACGGTCAGACAATGGG ATGAAGAAACCAATCTCACGCACAGTCCTGCCTTCCGACTCAATGTCCATCGACGGGGGCTTGTCAGTGTCGGGTATGGGTGGCTACAGCGCCACACTGGACCGTCCTTATAGGCAGGTTGGAGGAGGAGACTATCCCACCGCCACAGTGCCCAGGAACTACCACTACGGCCCTGTAATGGGTTATAATGACTACCAGACTCCACCATCTGAGGCGTACACCAGCCTGAGCAGGGGCTCACACATGGACGACCGCTACAG GCCGGTCGATGGCTACAGGACTCTGGATTCTGGCTACCGGGCCCCGAGCCGTCAGCAGCTGGACCCCTATGCAGCACAGCCCCAGGTGGGCCGGGGAATGAGGGCCATGGGCTCAGCCATGGAGATGCGGTATGGCCACGGCCACTACGGGCTTGAGGATGACCAGAGGAGCGTGGGATATGATGACTACGGCATGGGGCCTCCACCCATGCACCCTGGAGGTTACGGCACTATGCCACGCCTTGGACCTGGCCCCGGTGGTACTATGGACAGACGAAGACTCAG GAGCTGTGAGGATACTTTGGACGGTGATATGGGAGGAGGTGATCCGTATACCTGGGGCGTTCCCATGACGATGGAGAGGGGGAGTATGGCTTCACTGGACAGCACACTGAGGAAGGGTCCTCCTACTTCATGGAGACAGCCAGAGCTGCCGGAGGTGATCGCCATGTTGAACTACCGTCTGGACCCTGTCAAGACCAACGCAGCTGCCTTCCTCCAGCATCTCACATTCAAAAATGACAAG GTTAAGTCAGAGGTGCGTCGCCTGAAGGGAATCCCAGCCTTGGTGTCACTGCTGGACCACCCCAGCAAGGATGTGCACCACTCAGCCTGCGGAGCGCTAAAGAACATTTCATATGGACGAGACCAAGACAACAAGATCGCCATCAAGAACTGCGATGGAGTGCCAGCTCTGGTCAGGTTACTGAGGAAAACCCACGACCAGGACCTCACTGACACTATCACAG GAACCTTGTGGAACCTCTCATCCCACGACTCTGTAAAGATGGAGATCGTGGACCACGCCCTGCACGCCCTAGCTGACGAGGTGATAGTGCCCCACTCGGGCTGGGAGCGAGGGAGCaacggaggagaggagagctgcAAACCACGCCATCTGGAGTGGGAGACCGCCTTGACCAACACTGCTGGCTGCCTTAG GAATGTGAGTTCAGAACGCAGCGAGGCCAGGCGAAAGCTGAGGGAGTGCACAGGATTGGTGGACTCACTCATGTACGTCGTCCAATCACAGATCAACCGCAAAGATGTGGATAATAAG TTGGTGGAGAACTGCGTCTGCCTCTTGAGGAATTTGTCCTATCAGGTTCACCGTGAGGTCCCCAGCTGTGAGCGCTACGCTGAGGCCGCGCCCCTCAACCAGGGACCCGCACCTGGCGCCAACAAAGGTGGCTGCTTTGGCTCTCGAAAGGGCAAAG ATGAGTGGTTTTCCAAAG GAAAGAAGGATGGAGACGATGGAAGTGGAGACCAAGTTGACATTCCAAAGAGGACAACACCTGCCAAAG GTTATGAGCTGTTGTTCCAGCCGGAGGTGGTTCGTGTTTACACATCACTGCTCAGAGAGAGCAAGAATCCCTCAGTCCTGGAGGCTGCTGCCGGTGCCATCCAGAACCTGTGTGCAGGCCGGTGGACG TATGGTCGGTATATTCGGGCCACGGTTCGTCTGGAGAAGGGTCTTCCCATGATGGCAGAGCTACTGGCTCATGGCAATGACCGTGTGGTTCGGGCGATGTCCGGAGCCTTGAGGAACCTTGCCATCGACAACCGTAACTGTGAACTGCTCG GTTTGCATGCAGTGCCTCATCTTGTGGCCAACCTCCCTGGAGGCCAGAGCCAGTCTGGGCGCACTCTATCAGAGGAGACGGTCGTGTCTGTACTGAGCACGCTCGCCGAGGTGCTAGGCAACAGTCTGGAGGCAGCAAAGACCCTTCGAGCCTCGCAGGGCATTGAGAGGCTGGTGCTTATCAATAAGGACGG CAAGCGCTCCGATCGTGAGGTGCGGGGGGCCGGTCAGGTGCTGCAGCTCGTCTGGGCCCACAAGGAGCTACGTCGGCCTCTTGAGAAAGATGGCTGGAAGAAGACGGACTTCATGGTCAACCTCAAccccaccaccagcaccaccaaCGGCCCGAGCACCCGAGCCAACGGCACCTATGAAGACAGCACCATGCCGCTGCTGGACAGAG GGGAAAAGAGGGACATGATCCCACTAAATGACCTTGGCCCTG AGGCCTACTCTACACTGGAccagagggagaggagacaCACTCTGGATGAGACCACAGACACTTTACCG CGAGGGGTGTATGGGGGCAGAAAGGGCTCCCTGCCCCTGTTGGACTCCTACGATGGTTag